Proteins from one Pseudarthrobacter sp. BIM B-2242 genomic window:
- a CDS encoding DUF262 and DUF1524 domain-containing protein has translation MKAVDSHLLTLLKASSQFIVPIYQRLYSWHEAECAQLWADILRAGSTAALGSHFTGSIVYVAKDQATNTSAEPDLIIDGQQRVTTVTLILAALVDRLEALPDGQREPWDGFSPRKIRNRYLLNDDEEGERQFKLILSQSDRPALIAILQGAEPANDTETRVIENYSYFRRKLDDPKLDLSLVCRGLDKLVVVDVKLERGVDNPQLVFEAMNSTGKKLSQADLIRNYVLMDLPPKQQEKVYSAYWRPMELEFMGAEESQFDEFVRHYLTNKTGEIPRLDGIYDAFKDHATAFTSADETIESLVIELRQYARRYCAMALGKETDPTLWRAFKDLDQIKADVVYPFLLDVYTDYELGTLTRDGVLQIVDLVTSYIFRRAVCRIPTNSLNKTFAGFSSAVRKDRYLESVKANFLGFKSYRRFPTDAEFVSGLKSSDLYNFRRRSYFFRMLENYGRKERVTIEDYTIEHIMPQNENLSDEWQLSLGEDWQDVQSTYLHTLGNLTLTGYNSEYSDHAFAKKRDMEGGFKDSPLRLNKGLGQLEFWNASEIQKRNARLADDALKIWSLPELPAQTITELQKRRAESDFSIEDHPHLLKQPRRALFEKFSAEVLALDPVVTQQFLKQYVAFKAETNFVDVVPQKARLRLSLNIPLEALRDERGLAWDVSDKGHWGNGPTEVSLNEETDLGYTIGLVRQAFEYQMGGE, from the coding sequence GTGAAGGCCGTTGACTCGCATCTACTTACGCTGCTGAAAGCGAGCAGTCAGTTCATAGTGCCGATCTACCAGCGCCTTTACTCTTGGCACGAAGCGGAGTGCGCGCAGTTGTGGGCAGATATCCTCCGCGCGGGATCGACTGCGGCACTTGGGTCACATTTCACGGGGTCTATCGTCTACGTCGCAAAGGATCAAGCCACTAACACCTCCGCTGAGCCCGATCTGATCATCGATGGCCAGCAGCGGGTCACCACTGTAACCCTGATACTCGCAGCTCTGGTTGACCGGCTGGAGGCACTACCGGACGGTCAGCGGGAGCCCTGGGACGGTTTCTCTCCGCGAAAGATCCGGAATCGCTACCTACTCAATGATGATGAAGAAGGTGAACGTCAGTTCAAGCTGATCTTGTCCCAGAGCGACAGGCCGGCGTTGATCGCGATCCTACAGGGAGCGGAGCCGGCCAACGACACGGAAACCCGCGTCATCGAGAACTATTCCTACTTCCGGCGGAAGCTTGATGATCCGAAGCTCGATTTGTCCCTCGTCTGCCGCGGCCTCGACAAACTCGTCGTCGTCGATGTAAAGCTCGAGCGCGGGGTGGACAACCCCCAGCTCGTCTTTGAAGCCATGAACTCGACCGGCAAGAAGCTGTCCCAGGCCGATCTGATTCGCAACTACGTCCTCATGGACCTGCCACCCAAACAGCAGGAGAAAGTCTACTCGGCCTATTGGCGTCCAATGGAGCTCGAGTTTATGGGTGCTGAGGAGAGTCAGTTCGATGAGTTCGTCCGCCATTACCTGACCAATAAGACCGGCGAGATACCTCGCTTGGACGGCATCTATGACGCATTCAAGGATCACGCGACAGCTTTCACAAGCGCGGACGAAACAATCGAGTCTCTCGTTATCGAGCTGCGTCAGTACGCGCGCCGCTACTGCGCGATGGCGTTGGGCAAGGAGACGGATCCGACCTTGTGGCGGGCCTTTAAGGACCTGGACCAGATCAAGGCTGATGTCGTCTACCCTTTCCTGCTCGATGTCTACACGGACTACGAGCTCGGGACTTTGACTCGCGACGGCGTGCTCCAGATCGTTGATTTAGTTACCTCGTACATCTTCCGCCGCGCGGTTTGCCGCATCCCGACCAACTCGCTGAACAAGACCTTTGCTGGCTTCAGTTCAGCTGTGCGCAAGGATCGGTATCTCGAGAGCGTTAAGGCAAACTTTCTCGGCTTCAAGAGCTACCGCAGATTTCCGACTGACGCCGAGTTCGTTTCCGGGCTCAAGTCCAGTGACCTGTACAACTTTCGCCGGCGCTCTTACTTTTTTCGCATGCTGGAGAACTACGGCCGCAAGGAGCGCGTGACGATCGAGGATTACACGATCGAGCACATAATGCCGCAGAACGAGAACCTGTCGGATGAATGGCAATTGTCTCTTGGGGAAGACTGGCAGGACGTGCAATCGACTTACCTGCACACGCTCGGAAACCTCACGCTCACGGGCTACAACTCGGAGTACTCCGATCACGCGTTCGCAAAGAAGCGCGACATGGAGGGAGGGTTCAAAGACAGCCCGCTCAGGCTCAACAAGGGGTTAGGGCAACTCGAATTCTGGAACGCGAGCGAGATCCAAAAACGCAACGCGCGGCTGGCAGACGATGCGCTCAAGATCTGGTCCCTGCCGGAACTGCCAGCCCAAACGATCACGGAGTTACAAAAAAGACGTGCAGAGTCGGATTTCTCCATTGAAGACCACCCACATCTGCTCAAGCAGCCGCGACGAGCCCTATTCGAAAAGTTTAGTGCGGAAGTTCTGGCCCTAGACCCAGTCGTCACTCAGCAATTCTTGAAGCAATACGTCGCTTTTAAGGCTGAGACTAACTTCGTCGACGTGGTCCCGCAGAAGGCTCGGCTGAGGTTGAGCCTCAACATCCCACTCGAGGCACTCCGAGACGAGCGGGGCCTTGCCTGGGACGTCAGCGACAAGGGGCATTGGGGCAATGGCCCAACCGAGGTCAGCCTGAACGAGGAGACCGACCTCGGCTACACCATCGGCTTGGTTCGTCAGGCTTTCGAGTACCAGATGGGTGGGGAATAG
- a CDS encoding BREX protein BrxB domain-containing protein — MSDIDALVGAYERFVALPWSRNLAPAQRVWMVVYPPNDERRLRARIAAFAVATAKAKKTWSVADVTNSFGDWIGRNPYRETYFKSPDKLSAAALRDFERDLVVQVRSSLDGAANDSDGVVAVLGVGSLFPFTKVSKFIEDLAPEAAGRLVVFFPGERDGSNYRLLEARDGWNYLATPITATEDTL; from the coding sequence ATGAGTGACATCGACGCCCTTGTGGGCGCGTACGAACGATTCGTGGCTCTGCCGTGGTCGCGAAACCTCGCACCTGCACAGCGCGTTTGGATGGTCGTCTACCCTCCGAACGACGAGCGTCGATTGAGGGCGCGGATCGCAGCGTTTGCTGTTGCCACAGCCAAGGCAAAGAAAACCTGGTCGGTGGCCGATGTGACCAACAGTTTTGGAGACTGGATCGGGCGAAACCCATACAGGGAAACGTACTTCAAGAGCCCTGACAAGCTGTCGGCTGCTGCGCTTCGGGACTTTGAAAGGGACCTCGTTGTCCAAGTGCGCTCATCATTGGATGGTGCCGCCAACGATAGCGACGGGGTAGTCGCCGTCCTCGGCGTGGGATCTTTGTTCCCCTTTACAAAGGTCAGCAAGTTCATCGAAGATCTTGCCCCCGAGGCGGCAGGGCGTCTGGTTGTCTTTTTCCCCGGTGAACGCGACGGCTCCAACTACCGACTGCTCGAAGCCAGAGATGGCTGGAATTACCTCGCCACACCAATCACTGCCACAGAGGACACGTTGTGA
- the brxC gene encoding BREX system P-loop protein BrxC has product MLNKEIFVEDPTKKSIPNLGVAKVGEPTDDAGWAVLEYELKSFVCEGAYAQGLDRILSSYVGQAGSSQPAAWVSGFYGSGKSHLVRVLEYLWRDLELADGSTARGLVRTPQPVTDVLRELSTIGSRNGGLWSAAGTLGAGAGSVRLGFLSIILGAAGLPTDLAPARCVMWLQDEGLFETVQADIANRGLDWEMVLENMYVSELGEAILAAKPGWAASPDMAREQIHNQFPQPEDISLSETIKTVEHVLRQVSDTVGKLPCALVVLDEMQQFINEDPDRAQQVQLLVEACSSGFDGLLMIVATGQAALQTTAVLQKLIDRFAIQVQLSDTDVDAVIREVVLRKRPESVPALELVLEKQAGEIDRQLGGAVIAPSASDEKYLIPDYPLLPSRRRFWEHVLRSVDKAGKAGQLRSQLRVVHEASRVVADSPVGTVVPADFIYDEKSADMLQTGVLLREIEQLIKGERSQGPEGELRSRVLALVFLISQLSREGFADTGVRATEQHIADLLVDDLSGAGPRLRAEVPKVLEQLHAESKLLKVDEEYFLQTQAGQEWAKDFRNRRASFLSDSTRVSHARDSAFRDAMTRVVPRSRQHGLSKTPRNVENSFSDVEPKVDVSIPVWVRTGWDLAEKQFTDLASSGSTDSPLIFVYLPKVDADALAGALADLAAAEETLATRPRPNTDEGVSALKAMESTREMARQKVAGHVSDVLRQSTVAQSGGNRIAESDLSKALATAADRSIDRLYPKFREGDHTGWATVWARAVEGNENCLEAVNHKGPTASHPVCKAILSAVGPAGTSGNDLRKKFESPEYGWPRDAVHAGLAALVLATELNAEENGLPVSARQLKPNAIGKLIFRRETKVVPLGVRLAVQQVLTESGIAVERNEEAAACGLLLQRLSDLAGAAGGAPPLPAPPSTEFLDPLKGLKGNELISSVHDHREAIRTAVVEWRTASTLKQDRLANFSKAQRLVAHLPGDGEHIADQLRSVQDNRQLLQSPDPVAPIILAAAEVLRTALNAQLSRYNQAVAEALAHLAGDDSWGAMSGGQQEELLSKYELALVVTPALGTADQVLAALESRPVSSWNDRIDAVDAQLGRLREAAARLLEPTAFKIIPPNATLKSELEVEEYIDRLRNQMLDELQQHKSLIV; this is encoded by the coding sequence ATGCTGAACAAAGAGATTTTCGTCGAGGACCCAACCAAGAAGAGCATCCCCAATCTTGGGGTGGCGAAAGTTGGGGAACCCACTGACGACGCCGGCTGGGCCGTGCTGGAGTACGAGCTGAAGAGCTTCGTTTGCGAGGGCGCATACGCGCAAGGCTTAGACCGCATCTTATCCTCATACGTAGGGCAGGCAGGATCCTCACAGCCGGCAGCATGGGTCAGCGGGTTCTACGGAAGCGGAAAATCGCATCTGGTGAGGGTTCTGGAGTACCTTTGGCGAGATCTGGAGCTAGCGGACGGGTCGACGGCGCGAGGGTTGGTCCGCACGCCCCAACCTGTAACTGACGTTTTGCGCGAGCTCAGTACTATTGGGAGCCGTAACGGGGGTCTCTGGTCAGCGGCGGGCACTCTCGGTGCGGGAGCCGGTTCTGTGCGCCTCGGGTTTCTGTCAATCATTCTTGGCGCCGCCGGCCTTCCGACGGACCTGGCGCCGGCCCGCTGTGTGATGTGGCTTCAAGATGAGGGCTTATTTGAAACGGTCCAGGCGGACATCGCAAACCGAGGACTGGACTGGGAGATGGTCCTCGAAAATATGTACGTCTCGGAGCTGGGTGAGGCGATCCTGGCTGCGAAGCCGGGGTGGGCAGCCAGCCCCGACATGGCCAGGGAACAGATCCACAATCAGTTCCCGCAGCCGGAAGATATCTCCCTGTCAGAGACCATCAAGACCGTAGAACATGTGCTTCGCCAGGTGTCGGACACGGTGGGTAAGCTGCCGTGTGCCCTCGTTGTTCTTGACGAAATGCAGCAGTTCATCAACGAGGACCCAGACCGTGCCCAGCAGGTCCAGTTGCTCGTAGAAGCGTGCTCAAGCGGTTTTGACGGTCTCCTCATGATTGTTGCCACGGGACAGGCCGCTCTCCAGACTACTGCCGTCCTTCAGAAGCTGATCGACCGTTTCGCCATTCAAGTGCAGCTCTCCGACACCGACGTCGACGCCGTTATCCGGGAGGTCGTTTTGCGGAAGCGGCCTGAAAGTGTGCCCGCGCTGGAATTGGTCCTCGAGAAGCAGGCAGGTGAGATTGACAGGCAGCTGGGCGGTGCTGTCATTGCGCCATCGGCTTCCGACGAAAAATACCTTATCCCTGACTACCCCTTGCTGCCGTCCCGTCGCCGCTTCTGGGAGCACGTCCTCCGTTCGGTTGACAAGGCGGGCAAGGCGGGCCAGCTCCGTTCCCAGTTGCGTGTTGTGCATGAAGCGAGCAGAGTTGTGGCGGACTCTCCGGTCGGCACGGTTGTGCCTGCAGACTTCATTTACGATGAGAAGTCTGCTGACATGCTCCAGACTGGCGTGCTGCTTCGTGAGATCGAGCAGCTCATCAAGGGGGAGCGTTCGCAGGGGCCCGAAGGAGAGCTTCGGAGCCGTGTCCTGGCTCTTGTATTCCTGATTTCGCAGCTCTCCCGGGAAGGCTTTGCAGACACAGGCGTCCGGGCCACTGAGCAGCACATCGCCGATCTCCTGGTGGATGATCTGTCCGGCGCCGGACCTCGTTTACGTGCCGAAGTTCCAAAGGTTCTCGAGCAGCTTCATGCCGAATCCAAGCTCCTGAAAGTTGATGAGGAGTACTTCCTGCAGACACAGGCAGGACAGGAATGGGCAAAGGACTTCCGTAACCGCAGGGCTTCTTTCCTGAGTGACTCGACCCGCGTTTCACACGCGCGGGACAGCGCCTTCCGAGACGCAATGACGCGAGTTGTCCCCCGGTCACGGCAACACGGCCTCAGTAAGACCCCACGAAACGTTGAAAATAGTTTCAGCGACGTAGAGCCGAAGGTTGACGTCAGCATTCCGGTCTGGGTCCGCACAGGTTGGGATTTGGCAGAAAAACAGTTTACTGACCTGGCTAGCTCGGGAAGCACGGACTCGCCCCTCATCTTTGTTTACCTACCCAAGGTCGACGCAGACGCCTTGGCCGGTGCCTTGGCGGACTTGGCAGCAGCAGAGGAAACGTTGGCAACCAGGCCGCGTCCGAATACGGACGAGGGTGTATCCGCCCTCAAAGCCATGGAGTCCACCCGAGAGATGGCTCGACAGAAGGTAGCCGGGCACGTTTCAGATGTTCTTCGTCAGTCGACCGTTGCACAGTCCGGAGGTAATCGAATTGCAGAATCGGACCTAAGTAAGGCTCTGGCAACCGCTGCAGATCGATCCATTGACCGTCTTTACCCCAAGTTCCGGGAAGGTGACCATACAGGCTGGGCAACTGTATGGGCACGAGCGGTGGAAGGCAACGAAAACTGTTTGGAAGCTGTTAATCACAAGGGGCCAACTGCGTCGCACCCAGTCTGCAAAGCAATACTTTCCGCTGTCGGGCCTGCGGGAACATCCGGAAACGATCTCCGGAAAAAGTTTGAATCCCCAGAGTACGGCTGGCCGCGCGACGCAGTACATGCGGGCCTCGCGGCGCTCGTACTGGCTACCGAGCTGAACGCTGAGGAAAACGGTCTCCCGGTCTCCGCGCGACAGCTGAAGCCAAATGCCATCGGTAAGCTGATTTTCCGCCGCGAAACAAAGGTCGTCCCGCTCGGCGTAAGGCTTGCCGTACAGCAGGTGCTCACTGAGTCCGGAATTGCCGTGGAGAGGAACGAAGAGGCGGCCGCGTGCGGGTTGCTCTTACAGCGACTTAGTGACCTTGCCGGTGCCGCAGGTGGTGCCCCACCGCTGCCGGCGCCGCCGTCGACGGAGTTTCTGGACCCGCTGAAGGGTCTGAAGGGAAACGAATTGATTTCATCGGTGCACGACCACCGTGAAGCGATCCGGACTGCCGTAGTGGAATGGCGGACTGCATCAACGCTCAAGCAGGACAGGTTAGCCAATTTTTCCAAAGCACAGCGCCTAGTTGCCCATTTGCCCGGTGACGGGGAGCACATAGCGGATCAGTTGCGTTCAGTTCAGGATAACCGGCAGCTGCTTCAGTCACCTGATCCCGTCGCGCCCATCATCCTCGCGGCAGCCGAGGTCCTGCGCACTGCGCTGAACGCCCAATTGTCCCGTTACAATCAGGCCGTTGCGGAGGCGCTAGCGCATTTAGCGGGCGATGACAGTTGGGGTGCCATGAGCGGTGGCCAACAGGAAGAACTTTTATCGAAGTATGAATTGGCGCTGGTGGTAACGCCTGCGCTAGGAACGGCAGATCAGGTATTGGCTGCTTTGGAAAGCCGCCCCGTGAGCTCGTGGAATGACCGCATAGATGCAGTTGACGCCCAGCTGGGCCGGTTGCGCGAGGCCGCCGCCAGGCTTTTGGAACCCACCGCATTCAAGATTATTCCGCCCAATGCGACGCTGAAGTCTGAACTTGAGGTCGAGGAATACATTGATCGACTTCGCAATCAGATGTTGGATGAGCTCCAGCAGCACAAGTCACTCATCGTCTAG
- a CDS encoding DNA methyltransferase: MSVLSGVLRKLLERAVVDGRVVAEGGAAVALTRLGVGLRDAPGHLSLEERALRNGLRARARQLGDRLELSGDPGDVWVASPLLVGEVAYEQWHRFLFARFLEVNALLRHPEFGVPVSLEDCQELAAGLGEPDGWSVAARFAAEILPGIFKPSDPAVKVGLAREDLLALERAVTALPAEVFTAEDSLGWVYQFWQSKAKEAVNTSGRKIGGADLSPVTQLFTEDYMVRFLLENSLGAWWAGRYPESPLLSAFDFLRFAEDGTPAAGTFEGWPETVAEVTVMDPCCGSGHFLVGAFGMLWRMRAEEEGLSPAAAQDAVLAENLFGLELDPRCTQIAMFALALEAWKQGGFRKLPVPQVACSGIPAKAPLADWTKLAEGDYQLEAALTRLHTLFADADTLGSLIDPVRASEQAGLESVEWADIAPLLDKALTSEAASSGDPATEVFGEAAAGIARAADYLSRKYTLVATNPPYLVRQSQNEPLRAHCATNFPDSKEDLATTMLERINNMLQVRGSSVAVSPQNWLFLGTFEKFRKLLLGGVKWNFDARLGEGAFGGISGHVVKVHLSGWTTERPGGDAIFSTIDCSTFRGPEAKSEALKGKLEPVMQVSQLNNPQSRITFRDTSSMPLLGDYGVSLKGITSGDDPRWRREMWEVDLKDGQWTFLQGTTSFGPPYSGRQSVMSKRLTVVPTPPGSYIRGHESWGRSGVAINLMNSLNVAPYQGDKFDTNVAVFLPGRDEDLGAVWAFLSSADFSREVRAIDPKLSIQPGTIPNVPFDVDYWRGVAAVEFPEGLPEPFSDDATQWLFRGVPAGAQQPLQVAVARLLGFSWPDQEPDSVDALVDGDGIVCLPAVSGEQSAAERVRSVLAASHGGQWSNARLDELLVEAGGKPGDLAGWLADVFFKDHCKVFSNRPFIWHVWDGRRDGFSALVNYHKLDRTTLEKLTYRSLGWWIDRQRADAAAGAAGAEARLVAAMTLQEKLKLILAGEPPYDIYVRWKSLAEQPVGWDPDLNDGVRLNIRPFVEAGVLRSKFTVHWKKDRGTNPDGTERHNDLHLTNEEKRKARGLS; the protein is encoded by the coding sequence ATGTCGGTGTTGTCGGGTGTTTTGCGGAAGTTGCTTGAGCGTGCGGTGGTTGATGGTCGGGTGGTGGCTGAGGGTGGTGCTGCTGTTGCGTTGACGCGTTTGGGTGTGGGGTTGCGTGATGCGCCGGGGCATTTGAGTTTGGAGGAGCGGGCGCTTCGGAATGGTTTGCGGGCGCGGGCGCGTCAGCTGGGGGATCGTTTGGAGCTTTCGGGTGATCCTGGTGATGTGTGGGTGGCGTCGCCGTTGCTGGTGGGTGAGGTTGCGTATGAGCAGTGGCACCGGTTCCTGTTTGCGCGGTTTCTGGAGGTTAACGCCCTGTTGCGGCATCCGGAGTTCGGGGTTCCGGTTTCTTTGGAGGATTGCCAGGAGCTGGCCGCGGGTTTGGGGGAACCGGATGGTTGGTCGGTGGCGGCGCGTTTTGCGGCGGAGATCCTGCCGGGGATTTTCAAGCCGTCGGATCCTGCGGTGAAGGTCGGGCTGGCGCGGGAGGATCTGCTTGCGTTGGAGCGTGCAGTGACGGCCCTCCCGGCGGAGGTGTTTACGGCTGAGGATTCGCTGGGGTGGGTGTACCAATTCTGGCAGTCCAAGGCCAAGGAGGCGGTGAACACTTCGGGCCGCAAGATCGGCGGTGCGGATCTGTCGCCGGTGACGCAGCTGTTCACCGAGGATTACATGGTGCGGTTCCTGCTGGAGAACTCCCTGGGTGCGTGGTGGGCGGGCCGGTATCCGGAGTCGCCTCTTCTGTCCGCGTTTGATTTCCTGAGGTTTGCGGAGGACGGTACTCCGGCGGCGGGGACGTTTGAGGGCTGGCCGGAGACGGTTGCGGAGGTGACGGTGATGGATCCGTGCTGCGGGTCCGGGCATTTCCTGGTCGGGGCGTTCGGGATGTTGTGGCGGATGCGGGCCGAGGAGGAGGGTCTGTCTCCGGCGGCGGCACAGGACGCGGTGCTGGCTGAGAATCTGTTCGGGCTGGAGCTGGATCCGCGCTGCACTCAGATTGCGATGTTTGCGCTGGCTTTGGAGGCATGGAAGCAGGGCGGCTTCCGGAAGTTGCCGGTGCCGCAGGTGGCGTGTTCTGGGATTCCAGCGAAGGCGCCGTTGGCGGACTGGACGAAACTCGCCGAGGGCGATTACCAGCTTGAGGCTGCGCTGACCCGGCTGCACACGTTGTTCGCGGACGCGGACACCCTGGGTTCGCTCATCGATCCGGTCCGGGCCTCCGAGCAGGCCGGGCTGGAATCCGTGGAATGGGCGGACATTGCACCGCTGCTGGACAAGGCCCTGACTTCGGAGGCTGCCTCCAGCGGTGATCCTGCGACGGAGGTGTTTGGTGAGGCCGCTGCGGGGATCGCCCGCGCCGCCGATTACCTCAGCCGGAAGTACACCCTGGTCGCCACCAATCCCCCCTACCTAGTGCGGCAGAGCCAAAACGAACCCTTGCGAGCCCATTGCGCGACCAATTTCCCTGATAGCAAAGAGGATTTGGCGACCACGATGCTGGAACGCATTAACAACATGCTTCAGGTGCGGGGATCCTCGGTAGCAGTCAGTCCTCAAAATTGGCTTTTCCTAGGTACATTCGAGAAATTTCGAAAGCTTCTCTTAGGCGGCGTCAAGTGGAACTTTGACGCCAGGTTAGGTGAAGGAGCGTTCGGGGGTATCAGCGGACACGTAGTAAAGGTACACCTATCCGGTTGGACAACAGAACGTCCCGGAGGGGACGCCATATTCTCAACGATTGATTGCTCCACCTTTCGGGGCCCCGAGGCCAAGTCCGAGGCCCTTAAAGGCAAACTTGAACCGGTGATGCAGGTCTCTCAACTAAACAACCCGCAGTCCCGTATAACGTTTAGAGACACGTCGTCTATGCCGCTGCTCGGCGACTATGGTGTATCCCTGAAGGGAATTACAAGCGGCGACGACCCTCGGTGGCGGAGGGAAATGTGGGAAGTTGATCTCAAGGACGGGCAGTGGACTTTTCTCCAAGGTACGACGAGTTTCGGCCCACCTTATAGCGGCCGTCAGTCGGTCATGTCCAAGCGCCTTACTGTTGTCCCTACTCCTCCCGGGTCGTACATACGAGGTCACGAATCTTGGGGGCGGAGCGGGGTAGCTATAAACCTAATGAACAGCCTGAACGTTGCCCCGTACCAAGGAGACAAGTTCGATACTAATGTCGCCGTCTTCCTTCCGGGCCGCGATGAGGATTTGGGAGCAGTCTGGGCGTTCCTATCTTCTGCGGATTTTTCGAGAGAAGTCAGGGCGATCGACCCGAAACTAAGCATTCAGCCAGGTACCATCCCCAACGTCCCCTTCGATGTTGATTATTGGCGGGGTGTTGCTGCTGTGGAGTTTCCGGAGGGTTTGCCGGAGCCGTTTTCGGATGATGCGACGCAGTGGTTGTTCAGGGGTGTTCCGGCGGGTGCGCAGCAGCCGTTGCAGGTAGCTGTTGCCCGGCTGCTGGGCTTTTCGTGGCCTGATCAGGAGCCGGATTCCGTTGATGCCCTGGTGGATGGGGATGGGATTGTGTGTCTGCCGGCTGTGTCCGGTGAGCAGTCGGCGGCGGAGCGGGTGCGTTCCGTGCTGGCGGCCTCGCATGGGGGCCAGTGGTCGAATGCGCGTCTGGACGAGCTGCTGGTCGAAGCCGGCGGGAAGCCCGGGGATCTGGCCGGGTGGCTGGCTGATGTGTTTTTCAAGGATCACTGCAAGGTCTTTTCGAACCGCCCGTTTATTTGGCATGTCTGGGACGGGCGCCGGGACGGGTTCTCTGCCTTGGTGAATTATCACAAGCTGGACCGCACGACGCTGGAGAAGCTGACGTACCGGTCCCTTGGTTGGTGGATTGACCGGCAGCGGGCTGATGCTGCTGCCGGTGCGGCGGGGGCGGAAGCCCGGCTGGTTGCGGCGATGACGTTGCAGGAGAAGCTGAAGCTGATCCTCGCTGGCGAGCCACCGTATGACATTTATGTGCGGTGGAAGTCGCTGGCGGAGCAGCCGGTTGGCTGGGACCCGGACCTGAACGACGGCGTGCGGTTGAACATCCGCCCGTTCGTGGAGGCCGGCGTGCTGCGCTCAAAGTTCACCGTCCACTGGAAGAAGGACCGCGGTACGAATCCCGACGGCACCGAACGCCACAACGACCTCCACTTGACGAACGAAGAAAAGCGAAAGGCTCGAGGTCTCAGCTGA